In a single window of the Ignavibacteria bacterium genome:
- a CDS encoding NADP-specific glutamate dehydrogenase gives MSDYTKKILSEVKAKNPSEPEFHQAVDEVTASLGPVFERHPEYRSAKILERMVEPERVILFRVPWMDDRGEVRVNRGYRIEMNSAIGPYKGGLRFHPSVTLGILKFLAFEQVFKNSLTTLPMGGGKGGSDFDPKGKSDNEVMRFSQSFMTELFRHIGPDTDVPAGDIGVGAREIGFLFGQYKRLKNEFTGVLTGKGISWGGSLIRPEATGYGVVYFAQEMLKTKGTSFDGKLVSVSGFGNVAWGAVQKVNELGGKVVTLSGPDGYVYDPDGVKGDKVEYMIKLRASAKDEVKDYAETFKVKFFAGKRPWEVKVDVALPCATQNELDEADAKILVENGCQCVSEGANMPTTINGYKIFRDAKILYAPGKASNAGGVAVSGLEMSQNSMRLPWPKEEVDKRLQQIMKSIHDTCITTAERFGTPGNYLNGANIAGFLKVADAMLDQGLV, from the coding sequence ATGTCAGATTATACTAAGAAAATTTTGAGCGAGGTAAAGGCAAAAAATCCAAGTGAACCTGAATTCCATCAAGCAGTTGATGAAGTAACTGCATCGCTTGGACCGGTTTTTGAGCGGCATCCAGAATATCGTTCGGCAAAAATTCTTGAGAGAATGGTTGAACCTGAAAGAGTCATTTTATTTCGCGTCCCCTGGATGGATGACCGGGGAGAAGTTCGTGTTAACCGCGGATATAGAATTGAAATGAATAGTGCAATCGGTCCTTACAAAGGCGGATTGCGATTTCACCCTTCGGTAACTTTAGGAATTTTAAAATTCTTGGCTTTCGAACAAGTATTTAAAAATTCTCTTACAACACTTCCAATGGGTGGCGGAAAAGGTGGTTCTGACTTCGATCCAAAAGGTAAAAGTGATAACGAAGTGATGCGTTTTAGTCAAAGCTTCATGACTGAACTTTTCAGACATATCGGACCTGATACTGATGTTCCTGCTGGAGATATTGGAGTCGGTGCGAGAGAAATTGGCTTCCTTTTCGGACAATATAAAAGATTAAAAAATGAATTTACTGGCGTATTAACAGGTAAAGGTATAAGCTGGGGTGGTTCACTGATACGTCCTGAAGCGACTGGCTATGGTGTGGTTTATTTCGCTCAAGAAATGCTCAAAACAAAAGGAACAAGTTTCGATGGAAAATTAGTATCTGTTTCTGGATTCGGAAATGTTGCTTGGGGCGCAGTGCAAAAAGTGAATGAACTTGGCGGCAAAGTCGTCACCTTATCTGGTCCAGATGGTTATGTTTATGATCCAGATGGAGTTAAAGGAGACAAAGTTGAATACATGATCAAGCTTCGCGCAAGTGCAAAAGATGAAGTGAAAGATTATGCTGAGACATTTAAAGTTAAGTTTTTCGCAGGTAAGCGTCCATGGGAAGTTAAAGTAGATGTTGCCCTTCCATGTGCCACCCAAAACGAACTTGACGAAGCTGATGCAAAAATTCTTGTGGAGAATGGATGCCAATGTGTCAGCGAAGGTGCGAATATGCCAACAACCATTAATGGATATAAAATTTTTAGAGATGCGAAAATTCTTTACGCACCGGGCAAGGCATCTAATGCAGGCGGTGTGGCTGTCTCTGGTTTGGAGATGTCGCAAAACAGCATGCGTTTGCCCTGGCCAAAAGAGGAAGTTGATAAACGTCTTCAGCAGATCATGAAGAGCATACACGATACTTGTATCACAACAGCTGAAAGATTCGGAACACCCGGTAATTATTTAAATGGTGCAAATATTGCAGGTTTTCTGAAAGTTGCAGATGCAATGCTTGATCAAGGTTTAGTTTAG